The genomic DNA ATCTGCAATCTGTACGTGAAGTGACTCTTTATCTGCTTCTGAATAAATTGCAACTGTTTCAATGTCCATTTCTTTACAAGCACGAATAATTCGTACAGCAATTTCCCCACGATTGGCTATTAATACTTTTTTTATCATCACAAAGACTCCCTTATTACGCTTTTACAAGAAATAGCGGTTGTCCATACTCAACAAGCTGTCCGTTATTAACAAGAATTTCAACAATTTCGCCCTCTACATCAGCATCAATTTCGTTAAATAACTTCATAGCCTCGACAATACATACGATAGAATCTTTCGATACTCTATCCCCAATACTTACATATGGAGGTGTATCAGGTGAAGATGAAGAATAGAATGTACCTACCATTGGTGAGGTAATCTTATGTAGGTTTTCATCTTGAACAGTTTTCTTCTCTTCTTGCTTCGGTGCTTCTGCTTGCGCTGCTGCTACTGTCGTTTCAACTTCAACAGGCGCTACTGGTTGCATAGCTTGTTTTGCTGCAGGTGCTTGCACAGCAACAACTTCATTACCACGCTTTTTCATTTTGATTGTTGTACCGTCTTTTTTGTATTCAAATTCATCAATATTAGAGCTATCAATTAATTTAATTAATTCACGAACTTCTTGAATTTTAAACATGTAAAATCCACTCCCATACTCTTGTTTGTCCCGTTTTTACAGATTCTCGTCACAAAACTAGATTGACTGTAAAAATACGATGTATTCTATTAGAAAATATATTTCATTAACTAATAGAAATATTTACTATTTCCATCTTACGATAAATTTTTTAAACATTCCAATTTATATTTCTTTATAATAAATCGAAACTCCTGTAAAAAATATTATTCCAATAAAAAATTATTACCTAGTAATAATACCAAGTTTCACACGAAATTGGCAAGACCACTTCAAAAAAAAACATTCACTACTTTTGCAAAACGTTACATAGCAAACACGCCATTCCCTCTCCACTCTTCACCACATCTATAGTCAATAACATATTTTTACCAAATATTAATTTTTGTTTACACGCCGTTCATCATTCCTTCATATAAGAATAGTATGTTCAAAGTGTAGAAAATATATTGTGCTGAGGTGTGGAAATATGATATGGCTCATCCTCTTTTTACCTGCCGTAATCGTTTGGGCATGTGTTCTTTGCATCCACGTCAAATCCGGAAAAAGTAATCATCAGTACCATGAACCATTAATCTTTTACTCACAACGTGTTTCTCCATTCCGAGTTGAACATAGTAAAAATAACTACAAAGACAAAATAGAAAAAAGCTATCGAAAATGATAGCTTTTTTCTATTCACACGTACTTACATACTCTATTCCACTATTTGCATACCCTTTGCTTAGTAAAAGGTAATAATCCGCAGGGAAACCCCCTACGGATTAAAGTTTCACTTATTTCGCTGGTGGATCAAATTTCACACCTACATCTTTTGATCCGCCTTCACTTCTTACAAGTTGAATAATTTTATTTGCTTCTTTCTGTGAATGTTTTGCCGCTTTAACCGTTACTCTAATATCTGTACCATCAGCTCTTACAAGAGCATCTGGATATCCTCCTTGAGATTTAATTACTGTCTCAAGTAATTCTTGCTTCGTTTCCATTGTAGTGATTGCATCAAAGTTATCTTTCGCTTTACTCTTTTCTGTTGCTGAAGATTTCGAAGAATTCATCACTTCTTGTAATTTTGCTTTCGCTTCACTACGTTGATCTTCCATTTGCATACGTAAGGCTGTGAAATTCTCATCACTTGATTGAACTGATACATTACCCTCTTTTTTACTTGTTTCTTTTTTAGTATTTTCTTTTTTGTCTGTTTCTTTATTTGTTGTTTCCTTGCTTGTATTTTCTTTTTTCGGGGTTTCTTTAGGTGCTTCGTTTGTTACTGCTTTATCAGTACCTTGTTTTTCTTGTCCAATCTTTTCACCTGTTGCCGGCGATGCTGTATTCATTTTGTCAGGAGTTGTCACGTAATACACAGATAGTACAACAACTAAACTTAACATCGTTAATAGCCAAACTGTTTGTTTTTTTAACACTTTATTTCCTCCCTATCAATTTTTCGGTGAAACTGAAACGCGATGGGCTGGTACATCTAGCAGCCTTATCACAGCTTCTTTTACCATTGCTTTAACTTGTATATTATCCACTCCCTTTGCTACGACAAGAACACCACGTACTTTCGGCTTCTCTGTTCGTAAAACAACAGGAGTTTCTTTATCCCCTTCACGTATAATGACAGTCTTTTCATCAAGAGACTCGTCCTCTACTTCTCTCTTACCGCCTGTTTTATCTGTTTCACCTGTTGTTTGTGAGCGTTTCACTGTATTTTTTTCTAAAATTTTTTCTTCAGATGAATCTAAATTCACTTTAATCGTTACGTCTTTTACTCCTGCTATTTCTTCTAAAGCAGCTTTTAATTCTTGTTCATACGCTTTTTCATATTTTTCTACATTTGACATACTATCATTATTTTTTTGTCCGAAAGTTGGTAAGTCTTTTTCTTGGTTTTGAGTTTTTTGTTCTTTAAATACAGGTACTTCTTCTTTTTTACTTGAAAATAGACTACTAGAAAACATAAGCAAAATTCCAAGTATGAGTAGGACAAGTAAAAACTTAGGTGTTACCTTTTTACCCTTCTCGTTGCTTTCTTTTTGATCCCCATTCAATAAGTTTCGAAAAAATGAGAACTTCGAATTTTTATCTTTATTGTCCATTTACTCTACCTGTCCTCCCTTCCATTTGAACTTGGATTTGTTTACCCTCTAGTTGCCACCTGCTTGAAAAGAAATCTTTCATTTCCACATTCGTTTCTTCCACTTTTTTTGGAGGCTCTTTCGTATTAATTTCAATTGGCTTTACTGTTTCGATTGCATCATTTTTACTGCGTTCTTTTTCTTTCAACGTCACAACAACAGATTGAATATCTTTCGCCGACTTTACTTCTTCTGTATTTTCTGCTGCGACTATTTGTATTTCAGAGACAGTCATACCATACTTTTTCTCAAACTCTTTTCCTACTTCTTTTTTCATTTTGGTAGCCATCTCTTCTAAACTATATGCACGTGTTAGAGCTTGTATTTCTTTTTTCTTCGAATCTATTGAATTTTTTACAGATCCTTCTGCTACGTACTTTTCTTCATTAAAATTTGCAATTACTTCATTTACATCTGTCTGCAATAATTTAAAAAGAGGCGTTAAAATTAATACAACTAACAAAAGACTTACAACAAATTTAACGTATTTTTGCAAATTCGAATTTGGAAGAATAAGATGAAGCATTGTCGCTAAGAGCAAAAAAACGATAATATTTCTAATCCACTCTGTAACAAATTGCATACTCTTCACCTCCTACCGCATCATAAGTGTAATATTCCCCGCAGCAATAATAATTGTAATACTTAAAAAGAACATAAATGATACGATAGCTAAGCAAGCAAATACGTAAATGATGCTTCGTCCAATAATGTCTAAGTATTGAATAATTGCTCCGCTGCCAACCGGTTGCAATACTGCTGCTGCGAATTTATAAATAAATGCGATACAGAAAATTTGAATCGCTGGAAAGGCAACAATTAAGCATAAAATGACGAGCCCAATAATTCCGACTGTGTTTTTCAATAATCCTGATGCGCTAATAACAGTATCTGCCGCTTCTGTAAACATCCTTCCAACTACTGGAATGAAGTTTCCTGTTACAAATTTAGCAGTTTTCACAGCTATTCCATCAGCAACAGCTGTTGCTGTTCCTTGTACAGATAATACTCCTAAAAAAATCGTTAAAAAAATACCGATAATCCCAACGCTAACATTTTGCAGAAGCTTGGACAATTTCGTCACTTTATATTGATCACTCATTGTACTTACAATACTTAATATCGTTGCCAGTAATAAAAGTGGTAGAACGATATAATTCATAAGAAGCCCACTCGTATTCATTAAGAAAATGATAACCGGATGAAAAAACGATACAGATACAACCCCCCCGCCAGTTGCTATAAGCGCCAGCAAAATTGGCAATAATGCTAATATAAAATCTACCATTGTTTGTATCGTTTCTCTTGCATATGTCATAACGACATAAAAACTATTTAAAGCAAAAATAATAAGTACCATATATACAACAGCATCAGCAATTTTACTTACGCTACTTTTTGAAAAAGCGGATTGCAGTGATTGCAACAATGCACTAAAGATTGTGAGCATAATAAGTGTGCCAAGCAGTTTTCCATTAGCTGCAAGCTCATGAAATAAATATTTTAATAACCCTATCATCCACTCTTTTAGAGAGAATTCTTTTTCTCCCTTTACAAACTCCATAAAGCTCCCTTTTTGACTCTCTGGCAAATAGCCTCCATATTTTGTAACAAGCCCGTCCCAAAATTGCTTCACATCTTCAATTCCGAGCTTATCCAATTGTTGATCAACGACGTTTGTTTCTACAGGAGAAGCTTGTACAACAACCGGTAAAGAAAAGAAAAGGA from Bacillus cereus G9842 includes the following:
- a CDS encoding SpoIIIAH-like family protein, which gives rise to MLKKQTVWLLTMLSLVVVLSVYYVTTPDKMNTASPATGEKIGQEKQGTDKAVTNEAPKETPKKENTSKETTNKETDKKENTKKETSKKEGNVSVQSSDENFTALRMQMEDQRSEAKAKLQEVMNSSKSSATEKSKAKDNFDAITTMETKQELLETVIKSQGGYPDALVRADGTDIRVTVKAAKHSQKEANKIIQLVRSEGGSKDVGVKFDPPAK
- the spoIIIAF gene encoding stage III sporulation protein AF codes for the protein MQFVTEWIRNIIVFLLLATMLHLILPNSNLQKYVKFVVSLLLVVLILTPLFKLLQTDVNEVIANFNEEKYVAEGSVKNSIDSKKKEIQALTRAYSLEEMATKMKKEVGKEFEKKYGMTVSEIQIVAAENTEEVKSAKDIQSVVVTLKEKERSKNDAIETVKPIEINTKEPPKKVEETNVEMKDFFSSRWQLEGKQIQVQMEGRTGRVNGQ
- the spoIIIAE gene encoding stage III sporulation protein AE; amino-acid sequence: MLRRFGAKLLFACFLFFSLPVVVQASPVETNVVDQQLDKLGIEDVKQFWDGLVTKYGGYLPESQKGSFMEFVKGEKEFSLKEWMIGLLKYLFHELAANGKLLGTLIMLTIFSALLQSLQSAFSKSSVSKIADAVVYMVLIIFALNSFYVVMTYARETIQTMVDFILALLPILLALIATGGGVVSVSFFHPVIIFLMNTSGLLMNYIVLPLLLLATILSIVSTMSDQYKVTKLSKLLQNVSVGIIGIFLTIFLGVLSVQGTATAVADGIAVKTAKFVTGNFIPVVGRMFTEAADTVISASGLLKNTVGIIGLVILCLIVAFPAIQIFCIAFIYKFAAAVLQPVGSGAIIQYLDIIGRSIIYVFACLAIVSFMFFLSITIIIAAGNITLMMR
- the spoIIIAG gene encoding stage III sporulation protein AG; the encoded protein is MDNKDKNSKFSFFRNLLNGDQKESNEKGKKVTPKFLLVLLILGILLMFSSSLFSSKKEEVPVFKEQKTQNQEKDLPTFGQKNNDSMSNVEKYEKAYEQELKAALEEIAGVKDVTIKVNLDSSEEKILEKNTVKRSQTTGETDKTGGKREVEDESLDEKTVIIREGDKETPVVLRTEKPKVRGVLVVAKGVDNIQVKAMVKEAVIRLLDVPAHRVSVSPKN
- the accB gene encoding acetyl-CoA carboxylase biotin carboxyl carrier protein, which codes for MFKIQEVRELIKLIDSSNIDEFEYKKDGTTIKMKKRGNEVVAVQAPAAKQAMQPVAPVEVETTVAAAQAEAPKQEEKKTVQDENLHKITSPMVGTFYSSSSPDTPPYVSIGDRVSKDSIVCIVEAMKLFNEIDADVEGEIVEILVNNGQLVEYGQPLFLVKA